A window from Aminivibrio sp. encodes these proteins:
- a CDS encoding phosphatidylglycerophosphatase A — protein sequence MTFLRKLPGNKGFFWCAATLCGLGFFTAMPGTVGSVIAFLLFALYPVPLSGILAVIALGVWVSHRYSAMEGKTDPGEVIIDEVAGTWIAMYGLPSGFFLPALFLFRVFDILKPFPINASEKLPGGWGIMADDIVAGILVNIVLSVIRWLYFGGGWNFLF from the coding sequence ATGACCTTTTTGCGGAAATTGCCGGGGAATAAGGGTTTTTTCTGGTGTGCGGCCACGCTCTGCGGCCTCGGCTTCTTTACTGCCATGCCGGGAACAGTGGGATCGGTCATCGCTTTCCTGTTATTTGCCCTCTATCCTGTTCCTTTGTCGGGAATACTCGCTGTGATCGCTCTTGGCGTCTGGGTCTCTCACCGATATTCAGCGATGGAAGGAAAAACTGACCCTGGAGAAGTCATCATCGATGAAGTCGCGGGTACCTGGATTGCCATGTACGGCCTGCCGTCCGGTTTTTTTCTTCCAGCCCTATTCCTCTTCAGGGTTTTTGATATCCTGAAACCTTTCCCGATAAACGCATCGGAAAAACTGCCCGGAGGATGGGGAATAATGGCTGACGATATTGTGGCCGGCATACTGGTTAATATTGTTCTTTCAGTCATCCGATGGCTGTATTTCGGCGGAGGCTGGAACTTCCTTTTCTGA
- a CDS encoding nicotinamide-nucleotide amidohydrolase family protein: MKHAVLIAIGDELLSGIRREGNCSWLAWRLTRAGWKVDCIEILPDGKDSLSKYLKNWVGTTDLLVLSGGLGPTHDDCTREALSSFLKVPLETADDAYDKVIARYPADMRILLEKCRDTQGTLPRGTRAVHNPQGAALGIAFEVSGTKVFAFPGVPSEYRAMAEQELAPEMATIRNGTASVLVAGWPESLLKDRLAPVISRLELHISILPSPGLVEIFMRGDPEDVVRAENEVRLLVPGDCLPPGARSLEEAVIQGAARRGLTSACAESCTGGLVGAALTAIPGSSAVFFGSAVCYSNSAKKSILSVSDDTLKRCGAVSSQCAAEMAEGALRVFGTDVSVSITGIAGPEGGSADKPVGTVWFGIAGKGSTKAVEKLFHGDRNDIRGRASMFALQCLWRKVSETEE, encoded by the coding sequence TTGAAGCATGCAGTACTGATCGCCATTGGTGATGAACTTCTCAGCGGCATCCGCCGCGAAGGTAACTGTTCATGGCTCGCCTGGCGGCTGACCAGAGCGGGCTGGAAAGTTGACTGTATAGAGATCCTCCCCGACGGAAAAGATTCCCTGTCAAAGTACCTGAAAAACTGGGTGGGAACAACCGATCTGCTGGTTCTTTCAGGGGGTCTTGGTCCTACTCATGATGACTGTACACGCGAAGCACTCTCTTCCTTTCTCAAGGTCCCTCTCGAAACGGCGGACGATGCCTACGATAAAGTTATAGCCCGATACCCCGCCGACATGCGGATTTTATTGGAAAAATGCCGGGATACTCAGGGGACTCTCCCCCGGGGAACCCGGGCAGTGCATAACCCCCAGGGGGCCGCCCTCGGAATCGCCTTCGAAGTTTCCGGAACGAAGGTCTTTGCCTTTCCCGGTGTGCCTTCCGAATACCGCGCCATGGCAGAACAGGAACTTGCCCCGGAAATGGCTACGATCAGGAACGGGACAGCGTCAGTCCTGGTTGCGGGCTGGCCTGAAAGCCTGCTGAAGGACCGTCTTGCGCCTGTCATTTCAAGGCTGGAGCTTCATATTTCCATCCTTCCTTCACCCGGTCTTGTCGAAATTTTTATGCGGGGCGATCCTGAAGATGTCGTCAGGGCTGAAAACGAAGTACGGCTTCTTGTGCCGGGAGACTGTCTCCCACCCGGCGCCCGTTCTCTTGAAGAGGCGGTGATACAGGGTGCGGCACGACGGGGCCTTACGTCAGCGTGCGCCGAGTCCTGTACGGGAGGACTGGTAGGGGCGGCTCTTACCGCAATTCCCGGAAGTTCGGCCGTTTTTTTCGGCAGCGCAGTATGCTATAGTAACTCCGCGAAGAAAAGCATACTATCAGTAAGTGATGATACTCTGAAACGATGCGGCGCAGTCAGTTCCCAGTGCGCCGCTGAAATGGCGGAAGGAGCGCTCCGCGTTTTCGGAACGGACGTGTCTGTTTCGATTACCGGAATCGCCGGTCCGGAAGGAGGTTCCGCCGACAAGCCCGTAGGAACCGTCTGGTTCGGAATCGCCGGGAAGGGAAGTACGAAAGCGGTGGAAAAACTCTTTCATGGGGACCGGAACGACATCAGGGGCAGGGCTTCCATGTTCGCTCTTCAGTGTCTCTGGCGGAAAGTCTCTGAGACTGAAGAATGA
- the thpR gene encoding RNA 2',3'-cyclic phosphodiesterase, which translates to MSAPVVRSFVCIPLPEPVKSTLENMAAVISPNYPGLKWVGREQYHITLKFCGEHPVSVLEKFKKNAESAISGNRPGTIRLRLGLPGAFPGRDRARIFFVGIEDKGGNIERLAALIEKAAAEAGMEKENRPFHPHVTLARTRRPERLEFPDFTDEKHVEWDAETILWMKSELRPNGPEYSQLQEWRLR; encoded by the coding sequence ATGAGCGCCCCGGTAGTTCGTTCTTTCGTCTGCATTCCTCTTCCCGAGCCCGTCAAAAGCACCCTGGAGAACATGGCTGCCGTGATCAGCCCGAACTATCCGGGGCTCAAATGGGTTGGAAGGGAACAATACCATATCACCCTGAAATTTTGCGGAGAACATCCTGTTTCAGTTCTCGAGAAATTCAAAAAAAACGCCGAATCAGCCATTTCCGGAAACAGACCGGGAACGATCCGCCTTCGGCTCGGCCTGCCCGGAGCCTTTCCGGGCAGAGATCGTGCCCGAATTTTTTTTGTCGGTATAGAAGATAAGGGGGGGAACATTGAAAGACTGGCGGCCCTGATTGAAAAAGCGGCTGCAGAAGCCGGCATGGAGAAAGAAAACAGGCCCTTTCACCCTCATGTAACCCTGGCGCGGACCAGGCGGCCGGAACGGCTGGAATTTCCCGATTTCACTGATGAAAAACATGTCGAATGGGATGCTGAAACCATTCTTTGGATGAAAAGCGAGCTTCGGCCCAACGGTCCTGAATATTCCCAGCTTCAGGAATGGCGCCTTCGGTAA